ctctctctcctcaaccACTCCAAGCTATGAATTtctggtactctctctctctctctaactttgaattttttctttttctttttctgtttgatCTATTTAATTTGGCAGAATATTAGTGCTAATTATTCAATTATAATGAGTTTTTAGTTGTTTAGTTGTGTTCCTGTGTGTTAATGTGGATTGGAAATGTTTGTATTCAGCAGAAATTCAATTGGAATTTTAATGGGTTTGGTTATATTTGATTTACCCAAATCATCTGTTTATATCCATATCTAACTCTAACAAGTGatttttttgaataaattttgGTGCTTTAATGTTGTTGGATTGTTGGAATTTGCAACTGCAAATTTTTTCAAGTAAAAGTTGAAGGGtttgtgaaaatttgaaaatttgatgtgGCCTCGATTGAGAGGAGGATCATTTTCCGGGGCAGGAGCAGAAATTGTCCCTTTTCCCTTTTCGTCGAATGTTTCTTCTTTAGTTGGTTTTTCTGGTTGAGCGAATTGTCTGGCATTCGACACTCGGTCGCTGATATGGCTGACTGCTTATTTCttgtttcttattcttcttgTAGTGGAGTTAGTTTTACTGTAATTTGCTGAATGAACAATGACGGCAGTGGTTACTAGGACGGAGTCCACGCTGCTTCGAATTATCCTTACCTCCTTCGTCTTGTTGAGCTTTTTGAGGAGTGGGAATGCTGCAGGAATCACGAGTACTTTCATTCGATCTGAGCATCCATCGGTTGACATCCCTCTGAACAATAAAGTATTTGCGGTGCCGAAGCGTTACAATGCTCCACAACAAGTGAGAATTCATAGCCTGTTTGACATTGCTGTAGAAAAATAGGCACATTTTACAGGTTTTCAGAATTCGGGATGTGGAAAGTTACGGTTCCTGATTTTTTCCAACAATTTTGATTAAATCAAAAGTGCTATATTTAATACGaatagaatgaaaatcctttACCAATGTTGATGTTTTGAGCTGTAATGTTCTTACACACTTTAAACATTCGTTGCAGGTGCATATCACCCAAGGTGACTATGATGGAAAGGCTGTAATCATCTCATGGGTTACGGCCAACGAACCAGGGGATAGTAAAGTGCAGTATGGTACATCAGAGAAAAAATACGAGTTTTCTGCTAAGGGTGTCGTGACAAACTACACCTTCTACCAGTATAAGTCTGGCTACATCCATCACTGTCTTGTCGAAGGCCTAGAGGTAACGATGATTAATACTTTGTGAAGTATACTAGTATAAGCATATGTGGTGAAATGTTCACTCGTGTGACAACGATTTTGTCTCAGTTAACAACGTAAACTTAAAGTTTTAATCGACTCTGTGAATTGGTGTCTCCAAGTTTCCCAACTTATGTTCCCACCTTGTTCAATGTTTTAGACGCAATATACAAACTTGTTCATTCTCTTGCTTATAGTTTCACTAAACCTTCAATTATGTCTTGTTTTCAGTATGACACAAAGTACTATTACAAAATTGGAAATGGCGATTCATCTCGAGAATTTTGGTTTACAACACCTCCAAAGATCGATCCAAATTCTCATTACACATTTGGGATCATAGGTGAGTTGTTTTCTCTCTGGAAAGTGTCCGATAACAGTTAGTTTCTCTATGCTGTGACCACAGCCTGATATATTTGTATCCTAAGATTCTTATCATTGTGTGTAAAATAATGTTGAATATTGTAGTTTCTCCTGATAAATCATTATCTGTATGTTGCAGGTGATTTGGGTCAGACATTTAACTCTCTGTCAACTCTTGAGCACTACATGAAGAGTTCAGGACAGGCTGTTTTATTCGTTGGAGATCTTTCCTATGCTGATAGATATCAGTATAATGAAGTGGGTTTACGGTGGGACACATGGGCTCGATTCATCGAGCAAAGTACTGCGTATCAGCCATGGATGTGGTCTGCTGGCAATCATGAAATTGATTACATGCCTTATATGGTAAAGTATCAAGCATAGCTTACAGAACTGTCTGAGTTACTTTTGTAGCTATAAGtctctttttattattttgtgacCCTAGAACcgtacaaacaacaacaacaacaacaaagccttatcccactaagttgGGTCagttgtatgaatcctagaatgcctaGAACCATATTGGATGAAAATATAGATCCATGACATAAAAAAGTTGTAAAATTCTACTGATATCCAAATCAGTTTATGTACATGATTTGTTGTTTTCCGAAACTCCAATCATGTTAACAGGGCAACCTAAAAATTGTTGCTTTATCTAACCAATACTTCTGTACATATTCTAGGGAGAAGTTACTCCGTTCAAGAACTATCTTCATCGGTATGCTACTCCTCATTTGGCCTCTAATAGTAGCAATCCTCTTTGGTATGCCATCAGACGTGCATCAGCTCATATAATTGTGTTGTCCAGTTACTCTCCATTTGGTAATTGTACATTCCTACACTTGCAAATATGTGAACAGACTATTTTGTGCCGGTATACCTTACGTCAATTATTAACTTTGTCACCAGTGAAGTACACGCCTCAATGGAGGTGGCTAGCAGAAGAATTGAAAAGGGTTGACAGGGAAAAGACACCTTGGCTCATAGTCCTTATGCATGTTCCATTATACAATAGTAACGACGTTCATTACATGGAAGGTGAAAGCATGCGAGCAGTGTTTGAGAGATGGTTCGTTCAATACAAAGTTGATGTGGTGTTTGCTGGCCATGTCCATGCTTATGAGAGATCGGTATGATTCTTTAccttctatttttttctatcGCATCCTATTATATGATATGGTGTAGTTGATACTATAGTCATGACTACGGCATTCAACATTGGAGTACAGTCTTACAATTCCATTCATCTTCGTGTGTACACAAACAGTCTGTTATTCTGGTATGGAGGTCCATTGAAGTTTGTAATACTTAACGGGATTTTCGTTTCGTTCATACATACTGTGCCAGTTCATCTTATATCAATTACACATTTCATCGCTAGATTGAGATTTATGTTTTCCTTTCGCCTTTATTTTCAGTATCGAATCTCCAATATACGATACAACGTAACAAGCGGTTACCAGTACCCGATACCAGACAAATCGGCTCCTGTATACATAACTGTTGGAGATGGAGGGAACCAAGAAGGCCTTGCTGGAAGGTAAGAACTTTATTCTAGttttttcttttacgtttttGTTCCGTTAATAGGTTAAAGATCAGTCGAAATACATGATAGCATAATTAagaaacataatttcattacGCAGATTTGACGACTAACAATCTGTAGGGAAATCAAGTTCTTTTTGTGCAGACAGTCATGACTAACAATTTCTCCAATGGTTTCTGTAGGTTTAGGAATCCACAACCAGATTATTCTGCATTCCGAGAAGCCAGCTACGGGCATTCCACGCTTGAGCTTATAAACAGGACACACGCACTCTATCATTGGAACCGCAATGATGATGGGAAGAAAACCGCAATGGACGCATTTATATTAGACAACCAGTACTGGTGAGTATAGCCATACGGTATTCATGTTTTAGGTGCCAAAACAGCGAGCAATTCACTTTTCGATAACGCAAATTAGTAAATGTGTTTGATATGATTGAGTTTTGGTAATGCAGGAGTGCGAATCACAGGAGGCGAAAACTGAAGAAGCATAATGTTAGGAAGACAATGGACGAAATTGCTATGTATTGAAAAAAAGATCGATCGCGTCTAAGGGGTCTTTTGCTTGATGAATATCTGATTGAAGAATGCAGAGATGCGTGAAAGTTGAAACATCGGATTAGCTTGTATAGAGACGTGCGTCAATAAGCAATACGATCCCTTGTTGCTTGGCTACTTGTTCATGGTGTTGGAGCTGCCACTAAGTGTGGCAACATAGTTTTGAAATGAAAAATATGTTATAGCAttggatttttattttgttttgcgaCTGTTTCGACTATTTTAAGGAGTTAAATTTAAATACAAAAAAGTGATGTTCGCTCGGAGTACCATTTCTGCTTTTCGTTTTACATGACAAATGTTGTTTGATGATTACAACCTccaaaatttaattgttttaggTAGAAACATGTTTTGTCAATACGATGAATAGCCGTTGGATGCCTACACgattttaatttagttaatttttaCAAAGATAATCTTTGAAAGGcgatttgaaaaatattgttCAAATTATCGTGCAACATTGCTGTATAAGAGCTAAGAAGGTTGTCGGCATTTTCCGTACATAAAAAAGATGTGATCTTATGAACTCAAACATGCATTAACATTTCAAATTACTAGAACTAAGTCCCACATAACTGTAAttggagaaaaaaaatgcaagcaAATAAGGGAACCAAGTCGTTGGAGACCACTCAATCAAGTGAGAAAATCCAGCCTAAAAGTAACTTGGTCAAGATGTTTAAGTGTCGCCAAAGCTCACGATGTGGCATCCGATCCTATTAACTTGCATTTTCCGCGGCAGTCAGGCGGGCAGTTCCGTCGTATCGAGGCATAAAAACATGGAATAATACGGGGTAACCAAAGGTGAAGAAGTAGAATCCCGCCTCAAACACACAGGTCGATAATCCGACAATCCAAGCAAACAGTAACCGAGTAATTCCCGGCCGAGGCCGTGAATTTGATTGGTATACATGCTACAACTTCACTACATTTATGACAGGTACTATGAAACAACTATGTACACCATCTGAGTGCTTTCCGTGTTTGTGAATCAACAAGCATGTGTGAAGTGAAGGTGTCTTTGGTGCTTTTTGTATACATCTCCGGGCGGGTAGTACATCGTCCATCTACTGTCATCCATACAACAGTTGTTAGAGATCAATCAAGACTCGCGGTAAATTGGTTGGGCATTCCACTTAAGATGCACGTTCAATTTCCCAGATTTGGCTCCATCTAGCGGTATCGAGTCTTGGTATTCCCCTTCTAAGATGACCCTAGTGAGGGTCAAGATGCATCTGCCCATATAGTCCTGCACAATATGGAAAGGACCTAGGTTAGCACAAGTTCAAAAGTAAAGGTCCAAGCTACCATGAGACACTTTAGAAACGTTGCCACTACGCTCGAAAAACCAAATGGAGAACTGAAAACAATGTTACCTTGCCAAAAGTGTCGTGGTCCCAGACTTCAAGTATGAGCATGTCATGCAATCCATCCTCGACAACAAAGTCGAAAGTTTGATTCCAAACAGGATTCAAGTTATCATTAACAACCTgagaacagaaaaaaaaaatttaaggatCAACAAAACCTACAGATGAAACAAGGCAGCAATCTCTATGAGGAATCAAAACTACAGGAATAATTTtgtcaaaagaagaaaaataggtATCCACAGTCTTCTGGCATTCAGAATCTTACCCTAGTTTTGTTTTTCGCTCCTGATTTCTTCAAGGTGAGCACCACATAAGGATCAGCCTTCCCCATCAGATCAACAGGTGGCAAGTCTTCAGCAGATATTATAGTAATAGTTAGTACACCTCTAATTATGACCTCCCTTCTCTTCTGTGCGGCTTCCTTTTCACTTTCAGTAGCATTTGCTCCGTTCATTTCACTTTTAAGTGCCTTTTCCAAAGAGGTCATTGCGGAGTTGGAAgtaaaaggattagcaaagcCATTCTCCATGCCAAATGGACAATATAACAGCTCCAAATGCACctaaaacagaaagaaaaacatttaaaaaaagtGAAATTTTCTTTCAGGATACatcagaaagaaaaaacagCTATAGCGGGTGGGAGCATATAAAATGGTCTTCTAATTTGAAAACCCAATAGCCATCCACAGAAAAGTATAAATTCCAATAGCCAACCATAGTAGGATCCAGAATGCATTTCAAAATTAGTTGCTATTTATTATTGACCCAAGGGATGAATATTAGTCTTCTAACCTGTCCGCGGTTTTTATTATCTCTTTGGAGATCCAAGCTTTTAACCAGCTTCAACCATACATCCTTCACTTTACCAGGCTGAAGTTCACTCAGTTGTACTTGAGCACATCCAATGAGCTCAGACGCCTGAAGTCCCTCATCATCATAAACTTTAACCACCAAATGTTGAGTCGTTTCATCTTCAACTATAAATTCAAAGTGCTCATTCCAGATGGGATTCAAATCGTTGTTCTGTAGAGGAAGACAAAAACATAGAATTTCTTCAAAaccaattaaaagaaaaacaaataagtaAAATGAATGGATATATAAGAGGATCCGAAATTTACAATTGTTTTGCTTCTTTTCATTCTGTCTGGTAAAGGTCGTATGTACAGTCTTGCAAAGGGATCTGATTTTCCCACCATGTCTTTATTTGTTAACTCCTTTGCCTGCACAAGTTTCACCTCTAGCACTCCGACTGGCTTTAACTCCAGATCACTAACCAAATGAAGTTAatcaaaatatgaagaaaataaCCATaaactaaaaacataaaccataGAATAAACGATTAACAATATTGATAGGTGAAAGAGGGACAATCCTGTGCGTTCTGCTTTACCTGTAATCCCCGGGCAAAATGGGAAAAATCTTCCGAACAGGCCATGTAATTGAATCCTCAACAGCATCCCGTATGGTCCCCTGTATAAAAAATTTGCATCTCAATTAAACCAAGTATGTATGATAAAACAAATCCTGCATATTATGCGAAACATGCATGATAATCATGCATGAAATAAGACCTATTAAGTCTTTTATTGCTGAAAGACTAGTGGACTACTATACATTTCTCGCAAACTCATCCAGTGCAGCCCTTTCACAATTGGTATTGGTTTAATGTAATTCACAAGCAAGGATCTATGGAACCCCATGTCTGCATATTCCAGACAATAATGGAAACACTACAACCTCATCTTGAACTGAAGGCACACTTTTACGGGAGTATCTGCACTCTGTAATTCTAAATCCTAGCTCTATTGACCAGGTCAATCCTAAATACTGTTTTCCCAACTGATACTTGAAATTTTCACTACAAGCCAGAACATTAAGTATGACATTTACATTtccaactcatgcaagtactcAAATAAAGATCATGCCACAAGACATTATAAAATCATACATGAGTGCAAGAATcaattaatgaaagaaaaattaatggaaTAGTTCAAACCTCAATTGCATCGGATATCCCAGGTAATGTAGATATGTCGCCACCCACAACCTTAAGCTTAAAATCTAACTTTTTCTGCAAATAAAACAACACAGTTGCTACATTAGTGTTGTTGAGTGTCTCTGGTAATCTAATTGCATAGCTAGCTATTCACTGACAGAATATTTAAATAATCCTACAAATATGCTGTGTTAGTGCAAACCTTCGTCTCTTGGAACTCCCCTTTCATGtgtaaaataaattatattatcTGTACAAAACTTCTCCCTTTAAAATTCTTTTAAACTTGGAACTTGAAATGGATGCTACCTTATTTCTCAATGAATAGCAAACAGCTCCAAAACACGGAAACTCGTCAACCAGAGGCTTAAAAATCAGCCTGAATACCCCCGTGAATCCAATATCTTTCACCTGAAATCGACATATGCAGACACAAAATTGTATATATTATCATCATGAGCTTTGGAAAAAACCTACACTGACTGAAGCAAGTAGGCATTAAGTTGCAGATTACCTGCACCGGTAGTGCTACACCAACTAAAGTCTTGATAGCAAGTATTATACTTGGATTTCCATCCCACTGCATTTCCAACTCCATAGTGATACCGTCACCTCCATCTTCAATTATAGAAACCCCTAATGAAAGAAACAATCTCATTAAAACCCCAACATTAATGAATGCTTATTGCTTTGCAAAACCTTCATTTAAAGCTCCCGTTTTTAATGACACTAAAACCATAACAAAATGGAAGATTTTAATCCGCTATCATCTATAGAatacatacaacaacaacaacaacaacaacaaagccttatcccaagctgtatgaatcttagaaccCCATTGCGCTTGGTTTTGTGCCAGTATGTCTATATTAATGAATTATAGATATATTTAGGGATTACCTACACAATCAATGAAGTTGTggtaaaaaaataaggaaatgtGACATCTTTgtgaaaaataaggaaaacccACTTTCC
Above is a window of Malus sylvestris chromosome 15, drMalSylv7.2, whole genome shotgun sequence DNA encoding:
- the LOC126603362 gene encoding bifunctional purple acid phosphatase 26-like, whose product is MTAVVTRTESTLLRIILTSFVLLSFLRSGNAAGITSTFIRSEHPSVDIPLNNKVFAVPKRYNAPQQVHITQGDYDGKAVIISWVTANEPGDSKVQYGTSEKKYEFSAKGVVTNYTFYQYKSGYIHHCLVEGLEYDTKYYYKIGNGDSSREFWFTTPPKIDPNSHYTFGIIGDLGQTFNSLSTLEHYMKSSGQAVLFVGDLSYADRYQYNEVGLRWDTWARFIEQSTAYQPWMWSAGNHEIDYMPYMGEVTPFKNYLHRYATPHLASNSSNPLWYAIRRASAHIIVLSSYSPFVKYTPQWRWLAEELKRVDREKTPWLIVLMHVPLYNSNDVHYMEGESMRAVFERWFVQYKVDVVFAGHVHAYERSYRISNIRYNVTSGYQYPIPDKSAPVYITVGDGGNQEGLAGRFRNPQPDYSAFREASYGHSTLELINRTHALYHWNRNDDGKKTAMDAFILDNQYWSANHRRRKLKKHNVRKTMDEIAMY
- the LOC126603361 gene encoding synaptotagmin-5-like; the protein is MAFVFGLVLGILVGLAIIVIFVRFENHRSKLRSELATTVAAFARMTVEDSRKLLPPQYYPSWVVFSHHQKLGWLNSHLEKMWPYINEAASELIKTSVEPMLEQYRPVILSSLKFSKFTLGTVAPQFTGVSIIEDGGDGITMELEMQWDGNPSIILAIKTLVGVALPVQVKDIGFTGVFRLIFKPLVDEFPCFGAVCYSLRNKKKLDFKLKVVGGDISTLPGISDAIEGTIRDAVEDSITWPVRKIFPILPGDYSDLELKPVGVLEVKLVQAKELTNKDMVGKSDPFARLYIRPLPDRMKRSKTINNDLNPIWNEHFEFIVEDETTQHLVVKVYDDEGLQASELIGCAQVQLSELQPGKVKDVWLKLVKSLDLQRDNKNRGQVHLELLYCPFGMENGFANPFTSNSAMTSLEKALKSEMNGANATESEKEAAQKRREVIIRGVLTITIISAEDLPPVDLMGKADPYVVLTLKKSGAKNKTRVVNDNLNPVWNQTFDFVVEDGLHDMLILEVWDHDTFGKDYMGRCILTLTRVILEGEYQDSIPLDGAKSGKLNVHLKWNAQPIYRES